The Infirmifilum lucidum DNA segment GTCGTGTCCTTTCCGACGTCTTTCCCTGTTACGGGTGTCCCGTCCTGTTTTATCAGGAAGCACGCGTTCGTGTACTTCTTAACCCACGCTTCGTCGTAGAGCTTCTCCTGGATTATGACGTGTACCATCGAGAGGAGGAACGCAGCATCAGTACCCGGTATTATCGGGATCCACTCGGCCTCCGACATCGCGGCGTTGCCCATCCTGGGATCGACGAAGACCAGCTTTACACCCCTCTCCCGGGCTTTCTGGAGCCTCTGAACCATCCCCATAGCCGCGTTGAGAACCCTGCCGACGAAAACTATGTAGCGGGCATTCTCGTAGTCGGGGTCGGCGGTTGGGGGGCCGCCCGCCCCCAGGACTAGTCCTCTAGCATAAGTCGAGGCATTGTGGCAACAAGAAGCGTGTTGAACGTAGTTTGGCGTGCCGAGGGTGAAGGCTATTAGCGGCATGTGCCAGGCGTAGAAGTCGTGATACGTGAAGACGACGCTCTCCGGCCCGTACTTCGCGACTATATCCCTCAGCTTCTGGGAAATCTCGTTTAGCGCGGTCTCCCAGTCGACTTCCTGGAACTTTGCCTCGCCCCTCTCGCCTACGCGTTTTAGGGGCTTTTTAAGCCTGAGCGGGTGGTTCCACAGCTGTATGGAGGACGCGGCTCTGGCGCACAAGCCGGGCTGGGGGTGCTCGAGGTTAGGCTCGAAGTACATCACCTTGCCCTTCCTGACAAAGTAGAGCCCACAGCCAGCCCCGCACATGTTGCACATCACAGGAACTTTCTCCTCTACAGCTAGGCTTTGCTCCTGCTCCGGCGGCTTAACTACGAGGCTTACAGGCCACTTTACGGCAGAGGCAGCAGCCAGGAGGGCTCCAAGCTTTATAGCATCTCTCCTTGTAATTTCTGACATGTCAAAAAACATAACTCTATCAATATTTATATATCATTATGTCTAAGACTCGATATTTACAACTGAAAGCCTCGCCCTTTAGGGCGGGGATGCCGGCAAGCTTAAATACCGTCCCCCACTTCGAGATGGGGGCGGGGAATGGCCAAGGCCAAGAGGCGGGCAAGTGAGGGATCGGAGACCCTCGCCACCTTGGTCTACAAGGTCTCCCCCGAGCCCGCCCTCTTGGCCTTGGCCGACAGATACGTGCAGGGGCTGAGGTATGTACTATACTGGATTAAGGAACAAAAGACGACTAAGCTGTCGGAAGTCCATAGAGGCGTCTACAACGCGCTTAGGGAGAGGTACGGCCTGCCCTCCAAGATGGCGCAGGACTGCTACCGCCACGCCATCGCGGTGTACAAAAGCTGGGCGAAGAACCCGCGCAGAGGCGAATTCCCCGCGATAAGGCGGAGGGCCGTGTGGCTGGCGCATAAATACAGCTACTGGCTAAAGGGGGATGTCGTGCATATAGCCGGCGTAGGCGATATATTAATTATCGGAAGGCCCCGCCACGAATCGCAGTATGCGGATTGGGAGACGAAAGACGCCGTCCTGGTAGTTAGAGAAAACGGCGTATTCCTCCACGTCCCCAAGGCGAAGATCATACCTACAATCGAGGCGAAAGACGTCGTCGGCGTAGATATCAATTACAGAGAGGTCGTCGCGGCCGCGTCCATGGAGGACTCAATACGCTTGGAGACGCGCATTGAGGACGCGGTGCGCGTCCGCCGCCATGCTGAAGCCCTACAGCGGAGGCACGGCCGGAGTTGGAAGAGGAGGCGCAGAATATTGGCGAGAATACGCGGGCTTCACAAGCGCTCCCGCAATATTCTGACCGACGCCGTCCGCAAAATAGGCAAAGCCGTCGCCGAGTACGCCCTTGAGAGGAGGGCGAGGATTAAGATGGAGGATTTAAACGGTTTAAACAATCGCGCTCAAGAGGTTTCAAAGGACTGGAGGCTGAGGTATACGTTTATGGCCTACCGCAAAATACAGTTCTGGATAACCCACCAAGCGAGGAAGAGGGGCGTACCAGTCGAATATGTGCCCCCAAAGGGCACTTCGTCGAGGTGCCCGGTGGACGGCTTCAAGTTGGCCGAAGCCGGATATAGGACACTGCGTTGTCCAAAATGCGGCCTCGCCGCCGATAGGGATCTGATAGCCGCCCTAAATATACAGATGGGGGGACTTCTGACGGCCCCGACTGCCCTCCCATTGACGGATGAAGCCCCGACCGAGGGAGGGAACCTCCCCGCCCTGAAGGGCGAGGGTTCCTCGGGCGGGGAGGACGTCAGAATAAAAGATGTTCAGCTGAGTAAACTGTACGTGAAGCTTAAGTACCTTTGTGTGTGGCGCGTGATGACGAAGTTCTCGAGGACGTGTTCTCTGCCTGCCCTCCCCAGTCTCGCTCTATCCTCAGGGTTCCTCAGGAGGTGTAGTACTTTCTCGCTCAGCTCTTCAGGGCTCCAGCCCGTGAGCCCTGTCACGTTCTCAATTACTTGCTTCTTCACTCCTCCTACTGGTCTCGCGACTACTGGGACGTTCTTCCACAGGAACTCTGTGACCGCGAGGCCGAAGCCTTCCTTCACCGCTGTGTGTAGTCCTACGGTTGTTATCCTCTGGAAGGCGTTTACCTCTATGTCGTGTACGCCTTGTTCGTCCGTGAGTATGAACACGTTTCTGTCGCCGGCCACGTACTCCACAACCTTCCTGTAGAAGACCGTGCCCTCTGGGTCGTCGCGGGCCATCGAGGAGATCAGGAGTAGTTGCGCCTCGGGGTATCTCTTGGCAACAATCCTATAGACGTCGACTGCCGAGAAGACATCCTTCCAGGGGTCGAACCTTGCAACCTTTGCGAGCACAGGCTTCGCTGGGTCGACGCCGAACTTCCCGGCTATGCTCTCTACAAGCTTGGGTTCCAGGGGCTTGTTTTTATCGCTTAAGGGGTCGATGCTCGGGGGAGATATCAGGACGCGGTTCTCAAACTCCGGCTTCACGTACTCCTCGCTGTGGACGATGACGCCGTTATATAGCGGCAGGAATTGGGACACGAATTTGTAGACCTTCTCGTTCGGCGACGAGAGGTCTATGTGGCACCTCCAGACCCACACTCTCCCCCTCTTCCTAGCGTAGAAGGGTATAGCCATGGGCTGGGGGTCGTGAATCAGCACTATGTCTGCGTCGAGATCTAGTATCTCCGCGTTGTACCGGTTCCACTCTAGGTATTTCCTGCGCTCCTCCTCCGTTAGCTCGAGTTTTCTGTTACCCTGGAGAGCGTTGTGTATCTTCTTCGTAACCTGGAAGAAGTCCTGCTCCGCCTCCAGCACCTGCCACTCCGCGTCGATGCCCAGGGATCTCATCAGGGGAACCACGCTGTGCAGTATTTCTGCCACGCCTCCACCGTAGCTCGTCGAGTTTACGTGTACCAGCCTCTTCCCCTCGAGCTTAGAGGCGATCTGTATCAACTCGTTGTAAGCCTTGTCACCGATTATCTCGCGGTAGTCCTCCACTCTCCTCGAGTACTTTGGCTGAGCTCTCATTTTTACTACCACTTTTCAGTGGTAGTTACTCAGTAAATATATTTTTATTTCTTTAGGTTCTTATGAGAGTGTGGCTGAGAGAGTCTACAGGCTCCTAAGGCAGGTGGGCCTCAAGCCGTACGAGGCCAGGGTCTTCGTGGCTCTCCTAGATGGAGTGCCGAGGACAGCGAGCGAGATTTCGGCAATGACTGGTGTTCCCCAGCCCCGCGTCTACAGTATTCTAGAGTCTCTCAACGCCATGGGCCTCGTCGACGTCAAGCTCGGGAAGCCGAAGCAGTTCAGGGTGTCTGACCCGTTCTCCTCGATCGAGAGGATTGTAAACGCCAAGATAGGGGAGTTGACGGCTTTCAAGTCCCAGATCTACGAGGAGTTGAAGAGAATAGAGGGGAGGAGTTTCACCGTAGAGCCGCCCGACGTCTGGGTCATCAAGAGCCGCGAGGAGGCCATATCGCGTGTAAGGAGAGCTGTCGAGGGCGCGAGGTACGAGGTTCTAGCCGGGCTCGACGTGGGGACAATTAACGCTTTCTACGACGGTTTTTCCAGGCTTCTGGACAGTAATAATAGTGTTTCCCTAGCCGTCGCGTTGTACGATACGGCCTCTGCCGGCTTCGTCGAGCACTGGCGGGGGTTGCCCAACGTAGAAGTTAGGGTGAGGAAGGTTCCAGTAATACCCCTAGTCATCGTAGACTCGTCGAGGGCCTTCCTACTGGAGAAATCCTACACGCTGGAGATAACTGAAGAGAGCCTACTCAGGATGCTCTCGGACTTATACTACCACTCTATCTGGAGGGTGAGTAGTACAGTGAAGGGCTTCCAGCCTACCCCGGGGAGAGGAATATACTTCACAGATATCTGGCTTGCAGCAGGCTTTGTGAAGAAGTGTATGGAAGCGTCATATAGTGTTACGCTGTGGGTCGAGGGTTTCAGCCGGAGGGATGGCTCTGCAGGGACTCTTGATGGCTCTATTATTGAATTGATTGAAAACAGTAATGGCGTGCAGATATCCTTCATCGTCGAGAAAGACAGTGCTAGAGTTAGTGTTGGGGGGCGTGGCGCGACGCTCGAGGACTTTGAGGGCAGGGTTTTCAGAGTAACCCCGCAGCAGAGGGTGGAGTAGATCACCCTTTAAGAGCCCAGCCCGCAAAGCCTCTGACGTAGTACTTCCTGAAGGCCGTGTAGATTACTAGCGGCGGAATTAAGGCTAGGATTGCTCCCGCGCTGAGTAGGCCCCAGTCGATGTGGTACTCGCCTTTCAGGAGTGCTATACGCTGTGTTATGACCCAGTTGTCGGGCGAGGCCAGGAATACCATCGCGTAGAAGAAGTCTCCCCACACCCACGTGAACTGTATAGCTGAGGCTGCTATAACTGCAGGCGTTATGACTGGGATTAGTATCCTCATGAGGATTGTCGTCTCGGATGCACCGTCTACGCGCGCAGACTCTACGAGGCTACTGGGAATCATCTTGAGGTAGTTTCTCATGAAGAACGTTATCCACGGAACACCCCAGGCGGAGTGCAGTAGTATTAGCCCGAGTAGCTTGTCGAGCAGGCCTATCTTCGCGTACAACATGTAGAGTGGGATTACGACCATCTGCTGGGGGACTGACATCATGAAGAGTATTGACACGAAGAGGGTAGTCTTCCCCTTGAAGTCGAGGTATGAGAGCGAGTACGCGAGTAGCGAGGCCAGGAGTACGGGTATGAAGGTGCTGGCTGTAGCCACTATGAAAGAATTCCTGAAGCCTGCCATGAGGTTGTAGAAGGGGCTTTGCAGTGCCTCGATGTAATTCTTGAGGCTGTACGTGCCTCCCATGCTCCACCACCCGTGAAGAATGACCTCAGAGTACGGCTTTAGCGATGTTACGACGAGCCCTATGAACGGGAGAGCCCACAGGGCCGCGAATACTAGGAGTGCCGTCGAGACTAGCACCCTCCTGGCGGAGACTGTTCTCCTCACTACTTTTCACCTGCGAGTACGCTCTTGATGTAGAGACCAGCAGGTATGAGGGTGAGGAGGGCGAGAATAGTCGCAACAGCAGCTGCTTTGTGATACTCTAGGGCGCTGGCGAAGTAGGTGTACATTATGAGTGCTAGGACTGTGGAGGAGCCGCCTGGCCCCCCGCCTGTAGCCACGTAGACAATATCGAATATTTTGAGAATCCACATAATCGTCATTAGGGTTACAACTAGCGTTACGGGCTTGAGCTGGGGTAGGATCACCTTGAAGAATATCTGGACAGGCGACGCGCCGTCAATAATAGCGGCCTCAATAGTGCTCTTAGGAATAGCGTCCAGCCCTGCGGAGAATATCGTCACGCTAAAGCCCAGCCAGAGCCAGACCGAGCCCAGGATTAGGGCTAGGAGTGCAGTCTGAGGGTATATCGTCCATGTCTTCGCCAACTCCTGTATGCCCAGTAGGGAGAACAGCTTAGGGAATATGCCTATATCTGCGTCGAACATAAACCTTATCGTCAGCCCACTCACAACCCCAGGTAGAACCATGCCGAGGAATATTACGCTCCTGACAGCGCCGCTCCCGTAGGCTTCCCGCAGGAGGTAGGCGAGGACAACCCCGAGGAACACGACTAGTGGGAGCCCGATAGCTATCCAGAGGGCATTGTGGATCAGTGCACCCCACGGAGGGTAGGGGCCGGGCTCGGGGTAGATAAGTGCCTTAAGCGGGGATCTCTCGGTGACAACGGCGATGTGGCTGCCCAGCGAGAAGCCTGAAGATGTAGTGAAGCTGAGGACTACTGTTGCCAGGATGGGGTAGACCACCCAGACCCCTAGAACGGCTAGGGGCAGTAGCAGGAAGACTAAAAATTCCAGCCCCCTCATAATTAACACCTAAAAGATATAGAGAAAAAATAATGATTTAAAGTCTCTCTTAGGGCCTGGGCTGGGAGGCTTCTAAGGTCTTGAGGACACTGTCTAGCGCGCCGGGGTTGACCCAGAGGAGCTTTAGCTGGTCCCAGAAGAGCTTCTGCCAGTCCCCTCCTACAGAGTCATCGAGGTCGGGCAGTATACTCATACCCTTCCCGGCTATCTTCCTATAGACCGACTGCATCGGGGGCCACAGGGCTTCAACCGAGGCCTTCTTCCACGTAGGTATCTTGCCCGAGGGGACACTTGCGTGGACTACCTGGCCTTCTGTTGCGAGGAACTTGAGGAAGTCGAGGGCTGCGTCCGGGTTCCTAGAGTATTTCGGCACGAAGGCGTAGTCAGCCCCGCCCACAACGCCTCTTGCCTCGGGCAACGGGAAGAAGTCAAGGTCTTTCGGATCGTCGACCATTCCCGTAATCCAGGTTCCCATGAAGTAGATACCGTATTCTCCAGCCCACCACTTGGTCACAGCGGTTGTCCACTCTATTGGCTCGCTGAAGTACCTCTTGGAGATTAGCGGGACAAGCTTGTTTGCGAATATGTCCCTAACCCTGGGGTCTGTAAACCTCACCTTCCCGCTTATGAGGTCTAGCTGTAGCTGCGGGCCGCCGTATGCTATCAGGAAGTGCTCCGTGACGTCGCTCATAGGCCAGCCTACGCCGTCTCCCGTCGCAATCGGGTTCTTCACGCCGGGGATACCCTTTATCTTTTCGAGCAGGCTGACGAACTCATCATAGCTCTTGGGCTCGCTTAGCCCGTACTTCTGGAAGAAGGACTTCCTGTACCAGAACCCGGGCTTGAGCCACATCGTGAAGGGGACGCCGTAGATCTTGTTACCATCCTTAACCTGGTCAACAATCCCCGGGATATAGTCGTTCTCGTTTATCAAGCCACTGACGTCCACTATGTGACCCTCCTTGCCCATCTTGACAATCCACCAAGCCCAGCCGAAGATAACGTCGCCAGGAGCTATGCCTGCGGCAAACTGAACCGGCATCACCGCGGCGACGTCCTCAGCCCTCATAGTCCTGTACTCTATCTCGACGTTTGGGTGCGTCTTCTTGTAAGCGTTTATCACAGCCTGGAAGTAATCCGCCTCCTTGCCAGCCCACGGGCCGATAACCACAAGCTTAACGGGTGATGCCGGCGGTGGTGCCGCAGCTGCCCCCTCAAGCTTGCTTACACGTGCTGTTAACTGGTCGATGGAGGTTTTAAGCTGGGAGACTGTCGCCTGGAGGTCTGAGACCGAGGAGGACAGAGATTGTAGAACTACTAGTGCGTACCCGCCGAGAAGGAGTGATATTACTGCTAGTGCGAGTGCTATCGTTGTTAACCTTTTCTCCTGCTGGCTCATCAATATTTTAAGCTATAACGGATATATTTATATGTTTCTGTTACTACCACAAATAAGTAGTAGTTTGCGGCCTGCTAGATTCGTCAATGCGTCCCCCCTACTGGGAGCAGAAGCTAGTCACTACTACTCCAGTTTCTGCGGGCGAATGTTCAGCCCCACTATAAAGTACTCGGGGTCTTCGCCGACACGTTGCAAGTATCCAAACGAGCTCTAGATTCTCACATTGACTGCAGGTGCAGTTCAAGTTCTCACGTGCAGGCTGAGCCGGAGCCTCCTGTAGTAGACGTCCATTAGATCCTCCTCGTCCAGCACCCTGGAGTACTCGCGCGCGGCCCAGGCCTTGAACCAGCGCTCATCTTCAACGTATAGCGGGACGGCGTCTCTCAAGGCTTTGTAGAGGAGCTCGTTGGAAGCCTTGCTCAGGTCTACAACGTCGACTTCTGCGCCGTTCCAGAGCCGCGAGAGCTCACTGGCTATTGCGTCAAGCTCCCTCAGGCTCAGTTGCCTCTCTGCGAGGACGGCTACATCGTAGTCGCTTTCCTCAGTGTAGTCGCCTCTCGCCCTCGACCCGAAGAGCAGGAGGGCTTTGACTCCGAGGCTTCTCAGCAGAGCCAAGAGGCCCCCCGGTAGCTGTGGCGGATCCACGCCCCTCTCCTCGCTGGTGCGCAGGAGAACTTCCGCGAGACGCGGGATGTAGTCCCGTGCCCGCGAGTAGACCTCCCTAAGCTCGGCGAGATCTAGGAGCCTATATGTGTGAGCGAGCCTGTTCCTGTTCCTGGCCATCTCGGCGATGAGCTCGGCGTCCCCGGGGCTCACGAGACTATTCTCTGCGAGTACCTGGCCCATCCCCGCGTACGAGGGCGGCTTCTTGATCCCCAGCTCCGATATGAGCGCCGCCATGGCGTCGAGCGGGTCTTGGTGGGCCTCGTACAGGAACCACCGTAGTGACGCCTCCCCGTAAGCATCGAGCGAGGCCCTGCCCGCTAGCTCGCCTGCCTTTCTCAGGGCGTCTACGGCCCTGGAGACGGGGGCTCTAATCTCCACAGAGCAAATTAGGCTGGCTTGAGAATTAATTTTTACGCTATTCTAGTTTAGTTCGCCTGAACCGTCGATCCTCTACTACCTCTTAGGGAGTTAGAGGGAAAGTCTAGCTTATCGGGTAAAATAACTCCATCAACTTGCGGAAGTGCAGGTATGTTTCCCTGTAGACTTCTCTGCTGTCTTCATTTGGGTAAGTTATGTCCTCGCGTATGTTGAGGCTAACTTGTACCCTCCTAGCTGTGGAGTAATGAATGAGAGATCCTAGTAGCGTTGACTCCACGAATTCTGCCCTGTGGACAGGTACTTGGAAGACGTCCGCTATTATTTGCCGCCAGGTTTTAAGACTAGACCCGTTACCCCCGACCTTTATAGTACTTGCTCTCAACCCGTGCTCTGAAAGGGCATCGTATATCATTCTCAGCGTGAATACCACCCCCTCCATTAGTGCTCTCAGCACGTCGCTCCTCGTGTGGCGGAATTGAAGGCCGTAGAGGAGACCCTTGGCCTCAGGGTTTCTTATGGGGAACCTCTCCCCTCCGAGCAGGAAGGGTAGGGCTACTAAGCCGTTAGAGCCCGGAGGCGATTTCGAGGCTATAGAGTCTACTATTGTGTATATGTCGACGCCAGCGAGCTTAGAGTATTCTATCTCTGCCCGTCCTAAGCTCTTTATATACCATTCCACGACTATACCTCCATTGTTCACAGCGCCTCCTACCAGGTATTTTCCCATTCCAGCATAGTACAGAAAAAACCGCATTTTCTCGTCGTCGAGGACGGGCTTGTCGACTAGGAAGCGCACAGCAGCGCTTGTCCCTAGGTTTATCGCTAGCGTGTCACTCCTAGTCGCCCCGACACCCAGTTGATTTGCCGAGGCGTCTGAGACTCCAGCATATAGTTCGACGTCCTCCGACAAGCCCGTTGCCCTAGCGAACTCTAAGCTTACATTCAGAGGTTTTTCGGCGCCCTCCAGTAGCTCGGGTAATTGGTTCTCATCTACTCCTCCAAGTTCCAGAGCTAGCGAGCTCCACTTTAAATTGTGAATATCCAGGAGCTGAGAGCCTGAAGCTGTAGAGAAGTCGAGAAGGTGAGCCCCCACAGTCTTCAGTATAATATAGTCTTTGGCTGAGAGCATAATCTTGTCTCTCGGTTTTAGCCAACCTTTACTGCGTGCTAGCA contains these protein-coding regions:
- a CDS encoding carbohydrate ABC transporter permease, encoding MRGLEFLVFLLLPLAVLGVWVVYPILATVVLSFTTSSGFSLGSHIAVVTERSPLKALIYPEPGPYPPWGALIHNALWIAIGLPLVVFLGVVLAYLLREAYGSGAVRSVIFLGMVLPGVVSGLTIRFMFDADIGIFPKLFSLLGIQELAKTWTIYPQTALLALILGSVWLWLGFSVTIFSAGLDAIPKSTIEAAIIDGASPVQIFFKVILPQLKPVTLVVTLMTIMWILKIFDIVYVATGGGPGGSSTVLALIMYTYFASALEYHKAAAVATILALLTLIPAGLYIKSVLAGEK
- a CDS encoding carbohydrate ABC transporter permease, producing the protein MRRTVSARRVLVSTALLVFAALWALPFIGLVVTSLKPYSEVILHGWWSMGGTYSLKNYIEALQSPFYNLMAGFRNSFIVATASTFIPVLLASLLAYSLSYLDFKGKTTLFVSILFMMSVPQQMVVIPLYMLYAKIGLLDKLLGLILLHSAWGVPWITFFMRNYLKMIPSSLVESARVDGASETTILMRILIPVITPAVIAASAIQFTWVWGDFFYAMVFLASPDNWVITQRIALLKGEYHIDWGLLSAGAILALIPPLVIYTAFRKYYVRGFAGWALKG
- a CDS encoding TrmB family transcriptional regulator, with protein sequence MAERVYRLLRQVGLKPYEARVFVALLDGVPRTASEISAMTGVPQPRVYSILESLNAMGLVDVKLGKPKQFRVSDPFSSIERIVNAKIGELTAFKSQIYEELKRIEGRSFTVEPPDVWVIKSREEAISRVRRAVEGARYEVLAGLDVGTINAFYDGFSRLLDSNNSVSLAVALYDTASAGFVEHWRGLPNVEVRVRKVPVIPLVIVDSSRAFLLEKSYTLEITEESLLRMLSDLYYHSIWRVSSTVKGFQPTPGRGIYFTDIWLAAGFVKKCMEASYSVTLWVEGFSRRDGSAGTLDGSIIELIENSNGVQISFIVEKDSARVSVGGRGATLEDFEGRVFRVTPQQRVE
- a CDS encoding ABC transporter substrate-binding protein gives rise to the protein MSQQEKRLTTIALALAVISLLLGGYALVVLQSLSSSVSDLQATVSQLKTSIDQLTARVSKLEGAAAAPPPASPVKLVVIGPWAGKEADYFQAVINAYKKTHPNVEIEYRTMRAEDVAAVMPVQFAAGIAPGDVIFGWAWWIVKMGKEGHIVDVSGLINENDYIPGIVDQVKDGNKIYGVPFTMWLKPGFWYRKSFFQKYGLSEPKSYDEFVSLLEKIKGIPGVKNPIATGDGVGWPMSDVTEHFLIAYGGPQLQLDLISGKVRFTDPRVRDIFANKLVPLISKRYFSEPIEWTTAVTKWWAGEYGIYFMGTWITGMVDDPKDLDFFPLPEARGVVGGADYAFVPKYSRNPDAALDFLKFLATEGQVVHASVPSGKIPTWKKASVEALWPPMQSVYRKIAGKGMSILPDLDDSVGGDWQKLFWDQLKLLWVNPGALDSVLKTLEASQPRP
- a CDS encoding gluconokinase, with the protein product MSELLLAVDIGTTNLKAALFRVEDGRIIDSFSQKIPMYTGGGIAEQDAEEIYRIYEKTVTYFAKKEQSKRIRSIFLSSQMHAFGILSREGKPTTRLLTYFDTRSKESLPLINKIRYELYRETGCPPLHVYPLAKILLARSKGWLKPRDKIMLSAKDYIILKTVGAHLLDFSTASGSQLLDIHNLKWSSLALELGGVDENQLPELLEGAEKPLNVSLEFARATGLSEDVELYAGVSDASANQLGVGATRSDTLAINLGTSAAVRFLVDKPVLDDEKMRFFLYYAGMGKYLVGGAVNNGGIVVEWYIKSLGRAEIEYSKLAGVDIYTIVDSIASKSPPGSNGLVALPFLLGGERFPIRNPEAKGLLYGLQFRHTRSDVLRALMEGVVFTLRMIYDALSEHGLRASTIKVGGNGSSLKTWRQIIADVFQVPVHRAEFVESTLLGSLIHYSTARRVQVSLNIREDITYPNEDSREVYRETYLHFRKLMELFYPIS
- the mntA gene encoding type VII toxin-antitoxin system MntA family adenylyltransferase antitoxin, whose amino-acid sequence is MEIRAPVSRAVDALRKAGELAGRASLDAYGEASLRWFLYEAHQDPLDAMAALISELGIKKPPSYAGMGQVLAENSLVSPGDAELIAEMARNRNRLAHTYRLLDLAELREVYSRARDYIPRLAEVLLRTSEERGVDPPQLPGGLLALLRSLGVKALLLFGSRARGDYTEESDYDVAVLAERQLSLRELDAIASELSRLWNGAEVDVVDLSKASNELLYKALRDAVPLYVEDERWFKAWAAREYSRVLDEEDLMDVYYRRLRLSLHVRT
- a CDS encoding glycosyltransferase, with translation MRAQPKYSRRVEDYREIIGDKAYNELIQIASKLEGKRLVHVNSTSYGGGVAEILHSVVPLMRSLGIDAEWQVLEAEQDFFQVTKKIHNALQGNRKLELTEEERRKYLEWNRYNAEILDLDADIVLIHDPQPMAIPFYARKRGRVWVWRCHIDLSSPNEKVYKFVSQFLPLYNGVIVHSEEYVKPEFENRVLISPPSIDPLSDKNKPLEPKLVESIAGKFGVDPAKPVLAKVARFDPWKDVFSAVDVYRIVAKRYPEAQLLLISSMARDDPEGTVFYRKVVEYVAGDRNVFILTDEQGVHDIEVNAFQRITTVGLHTAVKEGFGLAVTEFLWKNVPVVARPVGGVKKQVIENVTGLTGWSPEELSEKVLHLLRNPEDRARLGRAGREHVLENFVITRHTQRYLSFTYSLLS